One window from the genome of Actinoplanes teichomyceticus ATCC 31121 encodes:
- a CDS encoding aspartate:alanine exchanger family transporter codes for MSLSPINLLAANAVLLCAVVLGLGHLLGSVRVRGVALGVAAVFFVGLGVGALDERLRLPDFADQFGLALFVYLIGLASGPTFFAALRRRGLLDNIFVAGILTVAALTAVGAAAALHLTPATAAGVFAGALVNAPALGGAQEALRAVDPAHADALASDAAVGMSLTYGYGVVAMIGALITYMIFVRVDFGREAAENTHLAPAPMKLVERTVRVTRGAGAGVRELTDELARGGDALLVRLRRGDQMHLAATVDVLREGDLLSVVGTRAATRDLVARLGENAWPALSLDRSTLDFRRITVSDPALAGMAVADLDLPRRHRALITRVRRGDHDLIATPATRLLLGDRVRVVTSRDHMPDVTALLGDSDQSLARVNFTGLTLGLALGLVLGAVAVPLAGGATLRLGLAAGPLIAGLVLGRIGRTGRITWQQPRSTIAVLRQVGVALFFAGVGLKSGGALVRGFADGGAWKTIAAGVLVAAGTAVACIAVGRLLRMPLSWLMGVMAGIDTNPAVLTFAEDRARNELPALAYSTVFPVAMVLKVLVAQLMIVLLHH; via the coding sequence GTGAGCTTGTCCCCGATCAACCTGCTGGCGGCCAACGCCGTCCTGCTGTGCGCGGTCGTCCTCGGCCTCGGGCACCTGCTCGGCAGCGTCCGGGTGCGCGGCGTCGCGCTCGGTGTCGCGGCCGTCTTCTTCGTCGGCCTCGGCGTCGGCGCCCTGGACGAGCGGCTGCGGCTGCCGGATTTCGCCGACCAGTTCGGCCTGGCCCTGTTCGTCTACCTGATCGGTCTCGCCAGCGGCCCGACCTTCTTCGCCGCCCTGCGCCGGCGCGGTCTGCTGGACAACATCTTCGTGGCCGGCATCCTCACCGTCGCGGCCCTGACCGCGGTCGGCGCGGCGGCCGCGCTGCACCTCACGCCCGCCACCGCCGCCGGAGTGTTCGCCGGCGCGCTGGTCAACGCGCCCGCGCTGGGCGGCGCCCAGGAGGCGCTGCGCGCCGTCGACCCGGCCCACGCGGACGCCCTGGCCAGCGACGCGGCGGTCGGCATGAGCCTGACCTACGGGTACGGCGTCGTCGCCATGATCGGCGCACTCATCACCTACATGATCTTCGTGCGGGTCGACTTCGGGCGCGAGGCGGCCGAGAACACGCATCTGGCCCCCGCCCCGATGAAGCTGGTGGAACGCACCGTACGGGTCACCCGGGGCGCCGGCGCCGGCGTCCGTGAGCTCACCGACGAGCTGGCCCGCGGCGGTGACGCGCTGCTGGTGCGGCTGCGCCGTGGCGACCAGATGCACCTGGCGGCCACGGTGGACGTCCTGCGGGAGGGCGACCTGCTGTCGGTCGTCGGCACCCGCGCCGCCACCCGCGATCTGGTCGCCCGGCTCGGCGAGAACGCCTGGCCGGCGCTGTCGCTGGACCGCAGCACCCTGGACTTCCGCCGGATCACCGTCTCCGACCCCGCCCTGGCCGGCATGGCCGTCGCCGACCTGGACCTGCCGCGCCGCCACCGCGCGCTGATCACCCGGGTCCGGCGTGGTGACCACGACCTGATCGCGACCCCCGCCACCCGGCTGCTTCTCGGCGACCGGGTCCGCGTGGTCACCTCCCGCGACCACATGCCGGACGTGACGGCCCTGCTCGGCGACTCCGACCAGTCGCTGGCCCGGGTCAACTTCACCGGCCTCACCCTCGGTCTCGCGCTGGGCCTGGTGCTGGGCGCGGTCGCGGTGCCGCTCGCCGGCGGCGCGACCCTGCGCCTCGGCCTGGCCGCCGGGCCGCTCATCGCCGGCCTGGTCCTCGGGCGGATCGGGCGCACCGGCCGGATCACCTGGCAGCAGCCGCGCTCCACGATCGCGGTGCTGCGCCAGGTCGGCGTCGCGCTGTTCTTCGCCGGGGTCGGGCTCAAGTCCGGCGGCGCGCTCGTGCGCGGGTTCGCCGACGGCGGCGCGTGGAAGACGATCGCCGCCGGTGTGCTGGTCGCGGCCGGCACCGCGGTCGCGTGCATCGCCGTCGGCCGGCTGCTGCGGATGCCGCTGTCCTGGCTGATGGGTGTCATGGCCGGCATCGACACCAACCCGGCCGTGCTGACGTTCGCCGAGGACCGGGCCCGCAACGAGCTGCCGGCGCTGGCGTACTCGACGGTCTTCCCGGTGGCGATGGTCCTGAAGGTCCTCGTCGCTCAGCTGATGATCGTGCTGCTGCACCACTGA
- a CDS encoding CobW family GTP-binding protein: MSIDPSTSVAPARADRRPAVTVLSGFSPAAVQAAARALLIGADRLLAISHDLTGIRHGIVRRTVRSATALIEQSTVEPVHGCVSCTLRDDVLPTLVRLARTCPDSDLLLVLPPAVEPETVATACARCLVDGAPVTDAVRFDSYVTVVDADRFLGDLASSDDLRDRDLHAADDDHRAVAEVVAHQVEFCDTVILWSRPDTDPVELSRLGTLVHRLAPWAVQVPTGTTHSLDCTGLTALVHGTGRHDPRRPGVLGLALEGRPIAVHAPSPDGVTSIVFESRRPFHPQRWHDALGTLTGDALRGRGQLWIASQPDAVVGFECAGGGVRMDGLGYWLAALPVERWTRTSDDRRLAADLGWDPYYGDRRTVLALIGLRLDAAAITGTLRSCLLTDAELADGMDRWRQLSDPFAGCFPLTGDHAEGN, from the coding sequence GTGAGTATCGACCCGAGCACCTCCGTCGCGCCGGCACGCGCCGACCGCCGGCCGGCCGTCACCGTGCTCTCCGGCTTCTCCCCCGCCGCCGTGCAGGCGGCCGCCCGCGCCCTGCTGATCGGCGCCGACCGGCTCCTGGCGATCAGCCACGACCTCACCGGGATCCGCCACGGCATCGTGCGGCGTACGGTGCGTTCGGCCACCGCGCTGATCGAGCAGAGCACCGTCGAGCCGGTGCACGGCTGCGTCTCCTGTACGCTGCGCGACGACGTGCTGCCCACCCTGGTCCGGCTGGCCCGCACGTGCCCGGACAGCGACCTGCTGCTCGTGCTGCCACCGGCGGTGGAGCCCGAGACGGTCGCCACCGCGTGCGCGCGCTGCCTGGTCGACGGCGCGCCGGTCACCGACGCGGTGCGGTTCGACTCGTACGTCACGGTGGTCGACGCGGACCGCTTCCTGGGCGACCTGGCCAGCAGCGACGACCTGCGCGACCGGGATCTGCACGCCGCCGACGACGATCACCGCGCGGTCGCCGAGGTGGTCGCGCACCAGGTGGAATTCTGCGACACGGTGATCCTGTGGAGCCGGCCGGACACCGATCCGGTCGAGCTGAGCCGGCTCGGCACGCTGGTGCACCGGCTGGCGCCGTGGGCCGTCCAGGTGCCGACCGGCACCACGCACAGCCTGGACTGCACCGGACTGACCGCGCTGGTGCACGGCACCGGACGCCACGACCCCCGACGGCCCGGCGTGCTGGGGCTGGCCCTGGAAGGGCGCCCGATCGCGGTGCACGCGCCGAGCCCGGACGGGGTGACCTCGATCGTGTTCGAGAGCCGGCGCCCGTTCCATCCGCAACGATGGCACGACGCGCTGGGCACGCTCACCGGCGACGCGCTGCGCGGCCGGGGGCAGCTGTGGATCGCCAGTCAGCCCGACGCGGTCGTCGGGTTCGAGTGCGCCGGCGGCGGTGTCCGCATGGACGGCCTCGGCTACTGGCTGGCCGCCCTGCCGGTCGAGCGCTGGACGCGGACCAGCGACGACCGGCGGCTGGCCGCCGACCTGGGCTGGGACCCCTACTACGGCGACCGGCGTACCGTGCTGGCGCTGATCGGCCTGCGCCTCGACGCCGCGGCGATCACCGGGACGCTCCGCTCCTGCCTGCTGACCGACGCCGAGCTCGCCGACGGGATGGACCGGTGGCGGCAGCTGAGCGACCCGTTCGCCGGCTGCTTCCCGCTGACCGGCGACCACGCCGAGGGCAACTGA
- a CDS encoding LacI family DNA-binding transcriptional regulator produces the protein MSSIRELARRCGVSVATVSRVFNTPEVVSQRTRQHVLDMAAEIGYLPNESARTLATKKSNMVGLVWDTDHRRPGWRHPFLQDILVALKSALSAQGLHLLMLAPDQSAGLDPGQRFVRAVQRHNVDGVVVIDNGSRDPAVLALADAGVPCVALDLRFTGPRCTYITSDNHGGGRLAAAHLIERGHRRIATITGPLPAWPAVRRLAGFRAALAEAGVPLADTDIESGDWYLDSGHAAMNRLLARDPRPTAVFAAGDEMAVGAMRAIHEAGLRIPDDIAIIGFDDIEVAALIPPGLTTIAQDKTGIGTGAAEAMVAMLLGTAPPPGPTTLPTTLVTRGST, from the coding sequence ATGTCCAGCATCAGGGAGTTGGCACGCCGGTGCGGTGTCTCCGTCGCCACCGTGTCCCGGGTCTTCAACACACCGGAGGTGGTCAGCCAGCGCACCCGCCAGCACGTTCTCGACATGGCCGCCGAGATCGGCTACCTGCCGAACGAGTCCGCCCGCACCCTCGCGACGAAGAAGTCGAACATGGTCGGGCTGGTCTGGGACACCGACCACCGCCGCCCCGGCTGGCGACACCCGTTCCTGCAGGACATCCTCGTCGCGTTGAAGAGCGCCCTGAGCGCGCAGGGGCTGCACCTGCTCATGCTCGCCCCCGACCAGAGCGCCGGCCTCGACCCCGGGCAGCGTTTCGTGCGCGCGGTGCAGCGGCACAACGTCGACGGGGTGGTCGTCATCGACAACGGCAGCCGGGATCCGGCCGTGCTCGCCCTGGCCGACGCCGGGGTGCCCTGCGTCGCGCTCGACCTGCGGTTCACCGGCCCCCGCTGTACGTACATCACGTCCGACAATCACGGCGGTGGCCGCCTCGCCGCGGCGCACCTGATCGAACGCGGTCACCGGCGGATCGCCACGATCACCGGCCCGCTGCCCGCCTGGCCGGCCGTACGGCGGCTGGCCGGTTTCCGCGCGGCGCTCGCCGAGGCGGGCGTGCCCCTTGCCGACACCGACATCGAGTCGGGCGACTGGTACCTCGACAGCGGGCACGCCGCCATGAACCGGCTGCTCGCCCGCGATCCCCGGCCGACCGCCGTGTTCGCCGCCGGCGACGAGATGGCGGTCGGCGCGATGCGCGCGATCCACGAGGCCGGCCTGCGGATCCCCGACGACATCGCGATCATCGGCTTCGACGACATCGAGGTGGCCGCGCTGATCCCGCCCGGGCTCACCACCATCGCCCAGGACAAGACCGGAATCGGCACCGGGGCCGCCGAGGCGATGGTCGCCATGCTCCTGGGAACGGCGCCCCCGCCCGGGCCCACGACGCTGCCCACCACGCTGGTCACGCGCGGCTCCACCTGA
- a CDS encoding cellulose binding domain-containing protein: MRRRTLALSLAATAALTAGAGVLTARPAAAAAGCAVNYAVSSQWPGGFGANVTITNLGDPLTSWTLAWSFAGGQTVTQSWNTALTQNGSQVTARNAGYNGSVATNATVSFGFNATGGGSPLPAAFTLNGLACTGGVTTPTSSPTGQPGTGVPPDAAWVDSGRWASWTSNGYTLYNNIWGSGAGSQTIWARSGTNWGVVADHPRTSGVKSYPNTGRTLNRRLSSLATFTSSFNVSVPSTGDYTTAYDIWADNHAYEVMIWANQAGAVGPIAEQYDANGAVPTARNVSVGGSTWNVYRGSNGANAVFSFVRTNTNAATVDVLAVLNWLRTNGWWGDVTVGEAQFGFEITGTAGASAFTVDNFSLSYS, translated from the coding sequence ATGCGCAGACGTACTCTCGCGCTCTCCCTGGCCGCGACCGCGGCCCTCACCGCCGGCGCCGGCGTGCTCACCGCCCGGCCCGCCGCCGCTGCCGCCGGCTGCGCCGTCAACTACGCCGTCAGCAGCCAGTGGCCCGGTGGCTTCGGCGCGAACGTCACGATCACCAACCTGGGTGACCCGCTGACCTCCTGGACGCTGGCGTGGTCGTTCGCCGGTGGCCAGACGGTGACCCAGTCGTGGAACACCGCGCTGACCCAGAACGGGTCCCAGGTCACCGCCCGCAACGCCGGCTACAACGGCTCGGTGGCCACCAACGCGACGGTGTCGTTCGGCTTCAACGCGACCGGCGGCGGCAGTCCGCTGCCGGCCGCGTTCACGCTCAACGGGCTCGCCTGCACCGGCGGCGTGACCACCCCGACCAGTTCGCCGACGGGCCAGCCCGGCACCGGCGTCCCGCCGGACGCGGCCTGGGTCGACTCCGGGCGGTGGGCGTCGTGGACCAGCAACGGGTACACGCTCTACAACAACATCTGGGGCTCCGGCGCGGGCTCGCAGACGATCTGGGCGCGAAGCGGCACGAACTGGGGCGTGGTCGCCGACCACCCGCGGACCTCCGGCGTGAAGTCCTACCCGAACACCGGCCGAACGCTCAACCGCAGGCTCAGCTCGCTCGCCACGTTCACCAGCTCGTTCAACGTGTCCGTGCCGAGCACCGGCGACTACACCACGGCCTACGACATCTGGGCCGACAACCACGCGTACGAGGTGATGATCTGGGCGAACCAGGCCGGCGCGGTGGGGCCGATCGCCGAGCAGTACGACGCCAACGGCGCGGTCCCGACCGCGCGCAACGTGTCGGTCGGCGGGAGCACCTGGAACGTCTACCGCGGCTCCAACGGGGCCAACGCGGTGTTCTCGTTCGTGCGCACCAACACGAACGCCGCGACCGTCGACGTGCTGGCGGTCCTGAACTGGCTGCGGACCAACGGATGGTGGGGCGACGTGACCGTGGGCGAGGCGCAGTTCGGCTTCGAGATCACCGGCACCGCGGGCGCGTCCGCGTTCACGGTCGACAACTTCTCGCTCAGCTACAGCTGA
- a CDS encoding amino acid adenylation domain-containing protein, with translation MESDPTLTDLLDHAVRADPAATAVSHEGGRMTRRALAERAWALAAHLTRAGAGPETCVGLFVDPSVDSVTGAWGILHAGAAYLPLDPDYPDDRLRYMLADSRTRVVLTQPRLGDRLADLVAPGTRIVTTEEAPAGAHRGPAHRADHLAYVVYTSGSTGRPKGVMIEHRAIVSQLRWLRETFRLDGAVILQKTPMSFDAAQWEILATAAGATVVAGSRGLHRDPDRIVAAVRRHGVTVLQCVPTLLRALLDTAALGDCPSLRRIFTGGELLPRTLAAECLAAMPDTRLVNLYGPTECTINTSAFEVDPVAVGPGSPPGVSIGRAIPGTEYHILDPARAPVPAGQVGELYIGGNQLARGYLGRPELTAQRFVTGPGGVRLFRTGDLACANRDGTVQFAGRADNQVKLRGYRIELDEVRLAAEAHPWVRQAAAVATEAQDLLVYVELNPREAALMDQGRAAAHHQSKESRLQVRAQLSHPGVRDPGQLAGRPVIPLAGREPTTEQRRRVFARKTYRFYEGAPVTRAALLRLLARRPPAAAPRRLTAVSWAEFGAALRWFGEFRSPQRLLPKYGYASPGALYATQMILETAGLWGLPAGFYYYHPLRHELVEVAPAAPRAEPGLRVHFVGRRRAIEPVYRDNIREVLAIEAGHMTGLFEEVLPRLGLTVTGLPYDPPPGDLLGCADGDVYLGRFAVVPYRAARPDGVDLYLQVHPDRGVDLPPGQYAYRGRDLVRISDRMVERRHVIAINQHVHDRAAFGITMVRRRGPDWRRYLDLGRTLQRLSMNDLGLGFMSSGYSSDSGHDLPSAHRVATIAGGRLPFYFALGGSVSAAQVASEGMKEDTVHMRGPAEMIRDDLASTLPRYMIPHRVVILDRIPCTPNGKIDQKALAASAAAGVAQRPFVAPRTGAERRVAALWRAVTGQETVSAEEDFFAAGGNSLMAMTLVGRINREFGVELPVQVIFDFPTVAGLARRLGEQDGRRASRLVRLGATAAGSPVFCWPGLGGYPMNLRVLAERSGRPFYGIQAYGINEGEIPYATIGSMAAQDVAAIRERQPHGPYTLWGYSFGARVAAEAAYQLEQAGEQVEHLILLAPGSPARPGSGAGAGVADYADKRYVAVLFSVFAGTMTGPMADECLAVAVDDDSFAAFAGRCFPTLEPALIRRIMRVVRHTYGLHRVPDDGKIQAPVTVLRARGDDLPALPGIVAPTVIDLESDHYGLLRAPGVDEVIAAIGAQTGTS, from the coding sequence ATGGAAAGCGATCCCACCCTGACGGACCTGCTGGACCACGCGGTCCGCGCGGACCCGGCCGCCACCGCGGTGAGCCACGAGGGGGGCCGCATGACCCGCCGCGCCCTCGCCGAACGCGCGTGGGCCCTGGCCGCCCACCTCACGCGTGCCGGCGCCGGGCCGGAGACGTGTGTCGGGCTCTTCGTCGACCCGTCCGTCGACTCGGTCACCGGGGCCTGGGGCATCCTCCACGCCGGGGCGGCCTACCTGCCGCTCGACCCGGACTACCCGGACGACCGGCTGCGCTACATGCTCGCCGACAGCCGGACCCGGGTGGTGCTCACCCAGCCGCGGCTGGGCGACCGGCTCGCCGACCTGGTCGCCCCGGGCACCCGGATCGTCACGACCGAGGAGGCCCCGGCCGGGGCGCACCGGGGCCCGGCGCACCGGGCGGACCACCTCGCGTACGTCGTCTACACCTCCGGCAGCACCGGGCGCCCGAAGGGCGTCATGATCGAACACCGCGCCATCGTCAGCCAGCTGCGCTGGCTGCGGGAGACCTTCCGGCTCGACGGCGCGGTCATCCTCCAGAAGACCCCGATGAGCTTCGACGCGGCGCAGTGGGAGATCCTCGCGACCGCCGCCGGCGCCACCGTGGTCGCCGGCTCCCGCGGCCTGCACCGCGACCCCGACCGGATCGTCGCGGCCGTCCGCCGGCACGGCGTCACCGTGCTGCAATGCGTGCCCACGCTGCTGCGCGCCCTGCTCGACACCGCGGCGCTGGGCGACTGCCCCTCGCTGCGCCGCATCTTCACCGGCGGGGAGCTGCTGCCCCGCACGCTCGCCGCCGAGTGCCTCGCGGCGATGCCGGACACCCGGCTGGTCAACCTCTACGGACCCACCGAATGCACGATCAACACGTCCGCCTTCGAGGTCGATCCGGTCGCGGTCGGCCCCGGCAGCCCGCCCGGCGTCTCGATCGGCCGAGCGATCCCGGGCACCGAGTACCACATTCTCGACCCGGCGCGGGCGCCGGTCCCGGCCGGCCAGGTCGGCGAGTTGTACATCGGCGGCAACCAGCTGGCCCGCGGCTACCTGGGCCGCCCGGAGCTGACCGCGCAGCGGTTCGTCACCGGCCCGGGCGGCGTCCGGCTGTTCCGTACCGGCGACCTGGCCTGCGCCAACCGCGACGGGACTGTGCAGTTCGCCGGCCGCGCCGACAACCAGGTGAAACTGCGCGGATACCGGATCGAGCTGGACGAGGTGCGGCTCGCCGCCGAGGCGCATCCCTGGGTCCGGCAGGCCGCGGCGGTCGCCACCGAGGCGCAGGACCTCCTGGTGTACGTGGAACTGAACCCGCGCGAGGCGGCGCTCATGGACCAGGGCCGGGCCGCCGCCCACCACCAGTCCAAGGAGAGCCGGCTGCAGGTGCGGGCGCAACTGTCCCATCCCGGCGTCCGCGATCCCGGGCAACTGGCCGGGCGCCCGGTGATCCCGCTCGCCGGCCGGGAGCCCACCACCGAACAGCGCCGCCGGGTCTTCGCCCGCAAGACCTACCGGTTCTACGAGGGCGCCCCGGTCACCCGGGCCGCCCTGCTCCGGTTGCTCGCCCGGCGCCCGCCCGCCGCGGCGCCCCGCCGGTTGACCGCGGTCAGCTGGGCCGAGTTCGGCGCGGCGCTGCGCTGGTTCGGCGAGTTCCGCAGCCCGCAGCGGCTGCTGCCCAAGTACGGCTACGCCTCGCCGGGCGCGCTCTACGCCACCCAGATGATCCTGGAGACAGCCGGGCTGTGGGGCCTGCCCGCCGGCTTCTACTACTACCACCCGCTGCGCCATGAGCTGGTCGAGGTCGCGCCGGCCGCGCCGCGTGCCGAACCGGGACTGCGGGTGCACTTCGTCGGCCGGCGACGCGCCATCGAGCCGGTGTACCGCGACAACATCCGCGAGGTGCTCGCCATCGAGGCCGGTCACATGACCGGCCTGTTCGAGGAGGTCCTCCCGCGGCTCGGGCTCACCGTGACCGGCCTGCCGTACGACCCGCCCCCCGGCGACCTGCTCGGCTGCGCCGACGGCGACGTCTATCTGGGCCGGTTCGCCGTCGTGCCGTACCGCGCGGCACGACCCGACGGGGTGGACCTGTACCTGCAGGTCCACCCCGACCGCGGCGTCGACCTGCCACCCGGCCAGTACGCCTACCGCGGCCGGGATCTGGTCCGGATCTCCGACCGGATGGTCGAGCGCCGGCACGTCATCGCCATCAACCAGCACGTCCACGACCGGGCGGCCTTCGGCATCACCATGGTGCGCCGCCGCGGGCCCGACTGGCGCCGCTACCTGGACCTGGGCCGGACGTTGCAGCGGTTGTCCATGAACGACCTCGGCCTGGGCTTCATGTCCTCCGGATACAGCTCGGACAGCGGCCACGACCTGCCCTCGGCGCACCGGGTCGCCACCATCGCGGGCGGCCGGCTGCCGTTCTACTTCGCGCTCGGCGGCTCGGTGAGCGCGGCGCAGGTGGCCTCCGAGGGGATGAAGGAGGACACCGTGCACATGCGCGGCCCCGCCGAGATGATCCGCGACGACCTGGCCAGCACGCTTCCCCGCTACATGATCCCGCACCGCGTGGTGATCCTCGACCGGATCCCGTGCACCCCGAACGGCAAGATCGACCAGAAGGCGCTGGCCGCCTCCGCCGCGGCCGGCGTCGCGCAGCGGCCGTTCGTGGCGCCACGCACCGGCGCCGAGCGTCGCGTCGCCGCCCTGTGGCGGGCCGTCACCGGGCAGGAGACCGTGTCGGCGGAGGAGGACTTCTTCGCGGCCGGCGGCAACTCCCTCATGGCGATGACCCTGGTCGGCCGGATCAACCGGGAGTTCGGCGTCGAGCTGCCGGTGCAGGTCATCTTCGACTTCCCCACGGTGGCCGGGCTGGCGCGCCGGCTCGGCGAGCAGGACGGCCGCCGGGCGTCGCGCCTGGTACGACTCGGCGCCACGGCCGCCGGCTCACCGGTCTTCTGCTGGCCCGGTCTCGGCGGGTACCCGATGAACCTGCGGGTGCTCGCCGAACGCTCGGGCCGCCCGTTCTACGGCATCCAGGCGTACGGCATCAACGAGGGGGAGATCCCGTACGCGACGATCGGGTCGATGGCGGCGCAGGACGTGGCCGCGATCCGGGAACGGCAGCCGCACGGGCCGTACACGCTGTGGGGGTACTCCTTCGGTGCGCGGGTGGCGGCCGAGGCCGCGTACCAGCTGGAGCAGGCGGGCGAGCAGGTGGAGCACCTGATCCTGCTCGCGCCCGGCTCGCCGGCGCGGCCCGGCAGCGGCGCCGGGGCCGGGGTCGCCGACTATGCCGACAAGCGGTACGTCGCCGTGCTCTTCTCGGTCTTCGCCGGCACGATGACCGGCCCGATGGCGGACGAATGCCTGGCCGTCGCGGTGGACGACGACTCCTTCGCCGCGTTCGCCGGCCGCTGCTTCCCCACCCTGGAACCCGCGCTGATCCGCCGGATCATGCGCGTGGTACGGCACACCTACGGCCTGCACCGGGTCCCGGACGACGGCAAGATCCAGGCTCCGGTGACCGTGCTGCGGGCCCGCGGCGACGACCTCCCCGCGCTGCCGGGCATCGTCGCCCCCACCGTGATCGACCTGGAGAGCGACCACTACGGGCTGCTGCGCGCCCCGGGTGTGGACGAGGTGATCGCCGCCATCGGCGCACAGACCGGCACGTCATGA
- a CDS encoding haloalkane dehalogenase, producing MTYSAAATIPATDPHPRRRLPIEGSHIEFVDTGAGDPIVFLHGNPTSSYLWRNVIPAVADLGRCLAPDLIGMGRSGPAPDGGYRFADHVRYLDAWFDAVTAGRPVTLVLHDWGSALGFHWAARHPQRVRRIAYLEALVQPRLWSDFEPGRDTLFRAMRSADGERLVLGENYFVEQVLPRSVLRTLTDAEMQRYREPFGDPGSRLPTLTLARELPIEGEPADVTAAVAAYGAWLATSTVPKLLIRVRPGALLTGRALRFARTFPAQRETSVAGIHYPQEDSPHEIGAALRAFLLDR from the coding sequence ATGACCTACAGCGCCGCCGCGACGATTCCGGCCACCGACCCGCATCCCCGACGCCGGCTACCGATCGAGGGCAGTCACATCGAGTTCGTCGACACCGGCGCCGGCGACCCGATCGTCTTCCTGCACGGGAACCCGACCTCGTCGTACCTGTGGCGCAATGTCATCCCGGCCGTCGCCGACCTGGGCCGCTGCCTGGCTCCGGACCTGATCGGCATGGGTCGGTCCGGGCCGGCCCCGGACGGCGGCTACCGCTTCGCCGACCACGTGCGCTATCTCGACGCCTGGTTCGACGCGGTGACCGCGGGCCGGCCGGTGACGCTCGTCCTGCACGACTGGGGATCCGCGCTCGGCTTCCACTGGGCGGCCCGTCACCCGCAGCGGGTCCGCCGGATCGCCTACCTGGAGGCGCTCGTGCAGCCCCGGCTGTGGAGCGACTTCGAGCCGGGGCGGGACACCCTGTTCCGGGCCATGCGCTCGGCCGACGGCGAGCGGCTGGTGCTGGGCGAGAACTACTTCGTCGAGCAGGTGCTGCCGCGCAGCGTGCTGCGGACCCTCACGGACGCGGAGATGCAGCGCTACCGGGAACCGTTCGGCGACCCGGGCAGCCGGCTGCCCACCCTCACCCTGGCCCGGGAGCTGCCCATCGAGGGTGAGCCGGCCGACGTGACCGCGGCGGTCGCGGCGTACGGCGCCTGGCTCGCCACCTCCACCGTGCCCAAGCTGCTCATCCGGGTGCGGCCCGGGGCTCTGCTGACCGGCCGGGCCCTGCGGTTCGCCCGGACCTTCCCCGCCCAGCGCGAGACGTCGGTGGCCGGGATCCACTACCCGCAGGAGGACTCGCCGCACGAGATCGGGGCGGCGCTCCGGGCGTTCCTGCTGGACAGGTGA
- a CDS encoding ABC transporter substrate-binding protein: MVFARLARVAAAATVAAVALTACGSGGESGGDGGDVTLNVSLFGNFGYQQLYQQYQQEHPNIKIRERTADYNAHHRDLATHLATNSGAADIEAVDTGFIAQMREVGNQFVDLGKDRESEYLPWKWQASLTKDGKQIGYGTDVGGLAICYRRDLFQQAGLPADRDQVSAAWASGWDKYIQLGEQFTRKAPKGTAFFDGGGALYNAVIGQAPVGFYDQDNTIVVKSNPEVREAWNLVVQAIQANLSAKLIESSPEWNNGFAKGQFATIACPAWMMAKIKDQAKAFAGKWDVAAVPGGGGNWGGSYLTVPKQGKHVEEAKKLAAWLTAPEQQSKVFTTAGLLPSIPALYDKPEIAALKDPFFNNAPVGKIFTTAAKELKPQYQGPRAGDIQTTIRDGLSRVEQGKQSSDESWQQTVSDVERLAK, encoded by the coding sequence ATGGTCTTTGCCCGATTGGCGCGGGTTGCCGCGGCGGCCACGGTGGCCGCGGTGGCGCTGACCGCCTGCGGCTCCGGCGGCGAGTCCGGTGGCGACGGCGGCGACGTCACGCTCAACGTCAGCCTCTTCGGCAACTTCGGCTACCAGCAGCTCTACCAGCAGTACCAACAGGAGCACCCGAACATCAAGATCCGGGAGCGCACCGCCGACTACAACGCGCACCACCGCGACCTGGCGACCCACCTGGCCACCAACTCGGGCGCCGCGGACATCGAGGCGGTCGACACCGGTTTCATCGCCCAGATGCGCGAGGTCGGCAACCAGTTCGTCGATCTGGGCAAGGACCGCGAGTCGGAGTACCTGCCGTGGAAGTGGCAGGCGTCACTGACCAAGGACGGCAAGCAGATCGGGTACGGCACCGACGTCGGCGGCCTGGCCATCTGCTACCGCCGCGACCTGTTCCAGCAGGCCGGCCTGCCCGCCGACCGCGACCAGGTCTCCGCCGCGTGGGCGAGCGGCTGGGACAAGTACATCCAGCTCGGCGAGCAGTTCACCAGGAAGGCCCCGAAGGGCACCGCGTTCTTCGACGGTGGCGGCGCGCTGTACAACGCCGTGATCGGACAGGCGCCGGTGGGCTTCTACGACCAGGACAACACCATCGTGGTCAAGAGCAACCCCGAGGTGCGCGAGGCCTGGAACCTGGTGGTGCAGGCGATCCAGGCCAACCTGTCGGCCAAGCTGATCGAGAGCTCGCCGGAGTGGAACAACGGCTTCGCCAAGGGCCAGTTCGCCACGATCGCCTGTCCGGCCTGGATGATGGCGAAGATCAAGGACCAGGCGAAGGCCTTCGCCGGCAAGTGGGACGTGGCGGCCGTGCCCGGCGGCGGCGGCAACTGGGGCGGCTCCTACCTGACCGTCCCGAAGCAGGGCAAGCACGTCGAGGAAGCCAAGAAGCTCGCCGCCTGGCTCACCGCCCCCGAGCAGCAGTCCAAGGTGTTCACCACGGCGGGCCTGCTGCCGTCCATCCCGGCGCTCTACGACAAGCCGGAGATCGCCGCGCTCAAGGACCCGTTCTTCAACAACGCTCCGGTCGGCAAGATCTTCACCACCGCCGCCAAGGAGCTCAAGCCGCAGTACCAGGGCCCGCGCGCCGGTGACATCCAGACCACCATCCGCGACGGCCTCAGCCGCGTCGAGCAGGGCAAGCAGAGCTCCGACGAGTCCTGGCAGCAGACGGTCAGCGACGTCGAGCGCCTCGCCAAGTAG